Proteins from a single region of Butyrivibrio fibrisolvens:
- a CDS encoding HAMP domain-containing sensor histidine kinase encodes MRLKTKLTITAITMVLMPLLLITIAFLVIGGIMNEGSTRNLIADNTRYMKIADNIFEQLSTDTTQDPDILTDQEYLDKINEQLSNENGYVVVRQGSDTITYNGSINDNNSLTLILPEYGSSHDQFNGYLYNDEKKLIRQYDFTLSDGTTGSLFLIFTAQTLIAPAFFSYMFFAMCFILLLTSIILTAWTRSGIFKPVGELNVAMQKIKDGNFDYRLNDNAEKGEIGEMYRNYEDMRLRLKESAQEKLEHEQQNKELIRNISHDLKTPITTIRGYAEGLMEGVATTPEKQQKYLKTIYNKAIDMNNLINELTLYSSIDNNRIPYNFRKLNVGDYFGDCVEEVGMDMEGRGIKLNYSNLTAPDTIVIADPEQLKRVINNIVSNSVKYMDRTDGKSQIDIRILDEVDSIRVEIEDNGRGIAPKDLGSIFERFYRTDSSRNSKHQGSGIGLSIVKKIIEDHGGYIWATSHEGEGTTMHFVLRKYTEPVTGGTYEQNTDSGR; translated from the coding sequence ATGCGTCTTAAAACAAAGCTTACAATAACTGCAATTACAATGGTTCTTATGCCGCTTCTTCTTATCACCATAGCTTTTCTTGTAATTGGCGGAATAATGAACGAGGGTAGTACCAGGAATCTGATCGCAGATAATACCAGATATATGAAGATAGCTGATAATATCTTTGAACAGCTAAGTACTGATACTACCCAGGATCCGGATATTCTTACTGACCAGGAATATCTTGATAAGATCAATGAACAACTCTCTAATGAAAACGGATATGTGGTCGTAAGACAGGGTAGTGATACTATTACTTATAATGGATCTATTAATGATAATAATAGCCTAACCTTAATTTTACCTGAATATGGTAGTAGTCATGATCAATTTAATGGATATTTATATAATGATGAAAAAAAGCTGATCCGCCAGTATGACTTCACTTTATCAGATGGAACGACAGGTTCATTGTTCCTTATCTTTACTGCCCAGACTCTTATAGCACCTGCATTTTTCAGCTATATGTTTTTTGCCATGTGCTTTATACTCCTTCTGACATCAATTATACTTACTGCATGGACCAGAAGCGGTATCTTTAAGCCGGTGGGTGAGCTCAACGTAGCTATGCAGAAGATCAAGGATGGGAACTTCGATTACAGACTCAATGATAATGCCGAAAAGGGCGAGATCGGTGAGATGTACCGTAACTACGAGGACATGAGACTTCGTCTTAAGGAATCCGCTCAGGAGAAGCTCGAACATGAACAGCAAAATAAAGAACTTATCCGTAACATCTCCCACGACCTGAAGACCCCTATCACTACTATAAGAGGTTATGCAGAAGGTCTGATGGAAGGCGTTGCCACAACTCCTGAGAAGCAGCAAAAATACCTCAAGACTATTTACAACAAGGCCATTGATATGAATAATCTTATCAATGAGCTAACCTTATATTCATCAATTGATAACAACCGAATTCCTTATAATTTCAGGAAGCTAAACGTTGGCGATTATTTTGGAGACTGCGTTGAAGAAGTCGGAATGGACATGGAAGGGCGCGGCATAAAGCTTAACTATTCTAATCTGACAGCACCTGATACAATAGTAATAGCAGATCCCGAACAGCTAAAACGTGTTATTAATAATATAGTTTCTAACTCGGTTAAATACATGGACAGAACTGACGGCAAGAGTCAGATAGATATAAGGATCCTTGACGAAGTAGATTCCATCAGGGTTGAGATTGAAGATAACGGACGCGGAATCGCGCCAAAGGATCTGGGAAGTATATTCGAACGTTTCTACAGAACCGATTCATCCCGCAATTCCAAGCACCAGGGAAGCGGTATCGGTCTTTCTATAGTAAAAAAGATAATAGAGGATCATGGCGGTTACATCTGGGCGACCAGCCATGAAGGCGAAGGTACGACAATGCATTTCGTACTGCGTAAGTACACAGAACCAGTAACAGGAGGAACATATGAGCAAAATACTGATAGTGGAAGATGA